aaattaaacacatataaagtttaagaaaccttacattgggtgcatcggaatataatgactccttccgttcagatatctagcccttgattcctttctgtagcagagcattatcaatatctgaacctggatctctttctctgaatctttgatgctgaaactcctttgctgatgatctttcttcacgatcttcctcactatgattgaggtatcacttgatgtgtgtgggcactactctaatcactaaggatttcgaaattcaaaggaagaagaaagaagaagtggcagctaaagatagggagagagaagactcagtttttctgaatcagaagaagtgtttttcctgaagccttcactatctatttatagcattccactagagttggatttgaattatatggcattaaaataatgaaaaaatcaacttaaaatacactcaataggtggccggccataccttTAACGGATTGGGCcttgtttttgcaattttgcaattttaacaccttttgtatctgattttctcaaaaatgcaatttcctaattcaacaatttaaatgccaattctaactatttaataactataaataattattaaataatattgtcatttatcatatttattaattgaaccatacaaagtatcataattaacaaatacgcccctataaactctttctttacaatttcgcccttacttagtgaaaatttcacaaatagacatagtctaatttgagaattataattgattaatcaaaaccaattacatgagtcttacaagcaatattatctcaactagtgcggggaccatgagtctatataaccgagcttccaataagtagatcaagaatttagcactaaaattcactaacttattaattcttcgttgaatccacgcatagaacttagaattgcactctcagtatatagaatgctctatatgttccaccatatagacacatcattagttatccattgttataatcctaatgtgatcaatgatcctctatatgaatgatctacactgtaaagggattagattaccgttacaccctacaatgtattttatccttaaaacacttggccccgtataaatgatatttcagcttatgtgaaatgagatctccaccatttattttcgtttggtcaagctcgaaggagatcatccttagcttactattcgccagatagaagctatagattccatgtttatgctagcgctcccactcaattgcactaccgagttcccaaaaagtacgtatcaccctgacttaaaagtaggcttaactaacaattcaaggaacacgaatagcctttcaagattgagcctaatcataacaggattaagatcatttgatctaggatcaactaggcgatattgacttgaatagattttacggtaagtttaattaaatctaagtcaaagttcaatatcggtcccttccgatgcatactccatgcatccaacctgagctttactttaaccaatgctctggaaagaacatagcacttctccaaatgcaagtaaactctgttgtagattatcatatcagtaaaaccctgtgtctgataaatctaggacactttattcacatagtcatgtttactttccaatgtgttgacggcacaataaacaggatcaagtatgtgaaaagggttttagatgaatttatacattatgtacatataatcatgaaataaatcatgtgaaccatgcaacattaaatgttatttctaatctatattaataagtaaatctgattatattgaaatgagttttatttagggcaaaaaacccaacagtttcagCACTAAAAAATCAGAGCAAGAGATCCaagtttagatattgataatgctctgctacagaaaggaatcaagggctagatatctgaatggaaggagtcattatattccgctgcacccaatgtaaggtttcctaaactttatatgtgtttagttcatcgttttagaaagttcatatttagggtgttaatcaacatacttgtgagtagatctaagatcctggtaaaataaattccaacacggTGGTGCTACAACCGATCGAAAGATCCATTGGGGGTCTTGGGATAAGCTTTGTCACCCTAAATGTCGTGGAGGTTTGGGATTACAGAACATGGGACATTTCAATCAAGTAATGCTTGCCAAATTATGTTGGAAAATTCTGACAAAACCTCAATCTTTGCTGGCGTGGGTTCTTAAAGAGACTTACTGCCCAAACTAGGGGTTGTTATAGGTGCAATTAATAGCTCACACTTCCTATATGTGACGTAGTTTCATCTGGGGTTGTGATTTGCTGGTTAAGGGGCTCTGTTGGAGACTTTGTTCGGGGTCTAATACTAGAATCAATGAAGATAGATGGCTTCCTAGAAGCTTTCCCTTCTCCCTTCGGGTTCGGGTAAATGTCCCTCCTAATACAAAGGTAAATTATCTAATAGATGAGGATGGCAGGTGGAATGAGTCGCTGGTTCATAACTTGTTTAATGTTGAtgatgttgttgggttttatgccctaaataaaactccatttcaatgtaattcgtattattcaatatcaataaagaaacagaagtatttttcattcatttgtgtattttTTGGTTCACATTGTCAGTTACttatctatttgatttataaattcatccaaacccttttcacattcttgttcttgtttattgtgtcgtcagcacagtggaaagtaaacaagactatgtgattaaagattcctagatttatcaaaacattgggtttactgatatgacaatctacaacagagtttacttgcatttggagaaatgctatgttctttccagagcattagttaaagtaaagcttgggttggatgcatggagtatgcatcggaagggaccgatattgaactttgatatagatttattaaacttaccgtaatatctattcaattcaatatcacctagttgatcaaattatgattataacaatggataattaatagcgtgtctatatggtggaacatatagagtgttctatacagctgagagtgcaattctaagttctatgcgtggattcaacgaagaagtaataagtcagtaaatttacttggtaaattcttgatctgcttattggaagctcggatatataggcccatggtccccacactagttgagacaatactacttataagactcatttaattggttttgattaatcaattataattgtaaagttagactatgtctagtttgtgaatttatcactaagcaagggcaaaactataaagaaagagtttctacgGTATATTTgtcaattaagagactttgactagtataattaataaatatattaaatgacaatattatttaataattaattttagttattaaatagttgaaattggcatttaaatggttgaatttgaaatttggtgtttttgagaaaatgagatgtagaaatgataaaacagccaattacaaaagtggggcccatatccACAAGCCTTGGCCAGCCACTTATGTaggatttatcatttaatattttcattattttaatgccaaataattcaaacctaaccctaggtggcatactataaataggtagtgatggcttcaggaaaaatgatgcatcttcttcctttcatagaaaaacctgagcctttctatCTAATCTAGCTGCCAcctctctttccttcttcttcattttttgtttcgaaccccttagtgatagagtagtgcccacactcagcaagtggtacctcaatcatagtgtggaagatcgtgaagaatccaaattcaacaaaaggacattcggactcagatcatggtgatactctacgacagaaaggaaacaagggttagagatctgagtggaaggcgacatattattccgctacacccaatgtaaggtttctcatactttatatgtgtttacttataatcgttttagaagttcatatttagggtgttaaacaacatacttgtgagtagatctaagatcctggtaagaTAATTCCAACAGATGTTCCCTGGGTTTTGGGGTTGTGCCAAGTAAGTGTAATTTGGAGGACGATCTCGTTTGGAATTTTCCTCTAATGGCATCTACACTGTGCGAAGTGGGTATAAAGTGATCACATTATTTCAAACAGATACAAAGTGCCCTTCCTATGAAAAGGTTGAGAGCTGGTGGAAGTTTATTTGGAACTTGGGGGTTAGTCtgaaagtaaaaaagaaaaatttgaagTTGTGTTGGAATTGGCTCCCTATTAAAGCCAATCTGGCTCATAGGGGGCTATTGTTTCCAACGGATTGCAGCAGTTATGGTTACCTAATGGAGACCATTTTCCACGCTCTTTGGCTTTGTCCTGCCCTCCGTCCTCTCCGGAAACACACAGGTTGGTATCACTTATTCCCCAAACAGCATCTTGAACCATGGGATTTCTTGCAGCAAATTCATGAAACCCAACCCAACATTTGTTTTGAAAGATTTGTCACTTTATCTTGGCTGGTTTGGTTCAGGAGGAATAAGAAATGTTTTCAACATAGTGTTGCTCCCATCACTCAATGGATGTTGTGGGCAATCGAGCAGGTGGATTATCATCAAGTTCATATTCCAACTACAGctgctgccacttcttcttcctcgggtAAAGCTTTATTTTGGTCAAAGGTTGATGATGAAACCTTGTTACTCAACTGTGATGCTGCTATTGATCTTGCTTCCCAAAGAATGGGCAGATTTTAGGCGCTGCTGTGCCTATAGGAAGGGTGTTTGCTCGGTGTTGGTGGCTGAGGGGTTGGCTATTAAATTGGGTCTTGAATTGTGTCAAAAACTCAATGTTCACTCTTTTTTCTTAACTACAGATTGTGCCAATCTGATTGACTATTTGAAGCAGAGGGCTCATTGTTAGACCCATTGGAGCGCCCTATTAGATGATTTGTTGGATGGCAGATTGTTCCGTCCTTGTGCTGGTTGTTTTTCATTCCTCCCGTGGCAACAATAAAACTGCTCATATTCTTGCCAAGTTGGCTATAATTTTCAATTGTAATTCTGTTTGGGAGGACAAGTTTCCATCTGATTTGAATAGTTTCTTTGTTTCTGATAAATTGGTCTTGATGTAGTTTGTTTTTGCTGTTGGTTAATAAAAGtttctttctaaaaaaaattagattgaaTTGTGAGAATTAGATTAATTAGATTAGTATTCACTACTAATTGTACCTAACTtccaatataatattttaaatagatgccattatatatatatatttatcatctTTAATAGTCAAGTGAAGtccattatcatttttttttttttttaaaaaaaaagtccattattatttgttttaaattgattaaaaattaGATACAGacaagagaattttttttttttttttaaaaaaaaagaaagaaaaaaagaatcatCCTTAACCACAATTACAATGCTAAAAACCAAACAAAAGTACCACTCTACTATCTCAGCAAGCCTCCTCTCTCCACCATGGACTACTACGCATACGCCCCTTCCACATCCTTTCCGGGTACCAACACCATCATAATCGGACCGCCGCCGCCCTTCCCGGCGCCACCGCGCTCCGTCGATCTCTCAGCCCTCGAATTCATCTTAGGCATTCTAGCCGTGATCTCCATCCCAGCCTTGATCTACACCTTCTTTTTTGCCATCAAATGCCCTCAGGACCCCTTTCGTCCACGTCGTCAGATCTCGAGTGGCAGAACGAGTAGCGCCGCCGCGAGCGACACGACGGAGGCGGAGAAACCATCAGACTCGGACGTGGTGAAGTACAAGAAAGTAAGAGACGGGAAGCAGATGGGCGAGGAGTGCCCCGTTTGTTTGATGGGTTTCGGCGAAGGAGAAGATGTAAAGGCGTTGAGCGAGTGCAAGCACGCGTTTCACAGTGACTGTATAAATCCATGGCTGGAATCTAACTCCAATTGTCCTGTTTGTCGAGCCGTCATAACCGTCGTGAAGAGCTCTTCAGATGGTAACAATAGTAGtagtaatagtaatagtaatagCAATAGCAGAGTGGTTAGGTCTTCTGGTAGAGATGATGATCGACATCAAGGTTTGCCTGATGCTTCCAATTTGGTTTGATAGTATTTTGGTAGGGATATACACACACAaactttactattttattttccCTTATAATATTATCATCTCATTATGGTggctgtttatttttctttttttttttccggaGGGTTTTAGAATAGAGGTTGAATATGCATTATTAGACgtttataactttttttattatttaattttggggGTAATAATAGAATGATATGTCGAGCATTTTTAAAATTGGTGGAAGAGAGAATGGGGACGTTTGGCATTTAATTAATTGCATATATTCATTTATTACCTATAAATAATGTATATACAAGTTTATGGTCATTATAATAACTTAATAAAGAATAGAGAATTCAAAATAAGTTTGAAGACTTTGGAAAACAAAACATATATAGGAGGAACAGTAAGGGAATAGATTAGCATGTAGATGATGTTTAACAACTTTCTCACCAAACACAGCCTAGCTATAGTCAATATATGTgaagttgaattatatggatagATGTTTCCGGGAAATTACTggggtgtgtgtgtgtgtgtaggGGCACTTTCTGAGCAAGTACAATACTAATCGTGATCCAACAACTtccaaagaagaaaaagaaagataaaaattattatgtttATATAAGGAGCATCATTGTGGCCACCAAAGTACCTAGCACCTATGAGAtattatttttaccattttttataatttttattaaaagaaaataaatgagaTCGAATATTCAATTACACTAATAACCATACTACcccttacaaaaatactagataagatatcataagcatCGTTTAGCATATTTAAGCGATGGACAGACCCCATATCATATAAATGCATACATATTCAGTACTTGtctttttcttattaatattgTTTGTTTACGCGGTTATAACTGTACGTACTGTCTCAATCATGAATATGGGTCCATCTTCAACTCATACACATATACAGCTAACTTAATTATAATTCCATGGCCAACCTAGATCATAAGGATCGGTATATATAGTATAGTAGTTGCTACAACCAAACCACATTAGGTGCTTTGTGCTGGTTCTAATGAGCCAACATTCATTAGATTTCTACAATATGCTTCCTATGTTTACGAGAAGACTCAAATGGTTATGGGTGGTTTTGTGACTTAAAATAATGTGGaaacacattttatatattttgaatttaataaaagTATACAGGGTGGACCAATTGTATCATTTCTGCTTTAAAAACATGTTTTTGATTTCTGgggtttcttttctttttgataTTATGGTCTGTCGTGCTTCCTACGCTTGTAATTCTCAAGATTTTTGGTGTTGAACACTCTGTTTTTATCTTTCAATTTTGTCTGAAGATCATGGTTTTTCATATGACCGTGTAGTTTTTAGCAagtttattctttatttttttattattacttttagATTCATgggttttatataatatttccaATCATTGGTTCATACTTATATGTTtcttttcttaatatatataatttaaagtgACTGAAGGTAAGGTTCATTCTGGCATTCTTTTATCTTGTTCTctctttaataagattagagttAAGTTCTCTTtagttttttgtcatttttttcatCAATGAATTCGTATAGGTTTGTTCTGTTCTAATCAATgtcaaaatatatagaaaaaatcttcAAAGTTTTATATAGTGTTGTTTTCTTATAAGATCTACCATTTTCttttgcattttaaattttgtatattctatttttaattttattatttttcctgTATAATCTTGTTTTGATAGTTGTAAGAGGAAAGAGTACGGAGCAAACTATAAAGTTTTCTTCAAAGAATTTGTTGTCCGAAAATTTCTTGTTTCTATAATGTTGAATTGTTATAACGGGATATATTGTAATCTTtttgttattggtttgttctataTTTGCGCCATTTTTATGGCTTTGGCGCCTTACAAGGCTATAACGCCTATTATATGGctggcccctaattatttagggtagtttgttTAAAATTTTACGGCTTCTTGTATTGAAAATATAACAAAATGTTGGcacaataaaattacaaaataaacaagttatgcACTAGACAAATTTTAAGTTAAGGTATGATGTAAAGAAATTTtaaagtgatattttaaaaatattttcaagtgaaATAAGGTTTAAGGAGGATTAAGTTTAAACGATAATAGTTTTTAGCTATGGTTGGTTCATATTTTTAGGCATTATTAGCAAAAAGGGAAAGTGGTGGAATTTAGTATTCAgattctaatattattatttaaaattaatcaagtaaTTTGAAGAATAATAAATACGAAGATATTGTAATAAAAGGAGTTGGGAATACTAATTGTCAAATGCGAATTTATTGTGTTCAGATATATTTGGGAAGTCACATTTTATGGAATTTGGTTTGTAATCTATGTCGTATAAGAAGATatcattataaatattttatggtGATACAATTTTTGGAAGTTTTACAACTTGTcttttggaaattaaaatagGAATAATTATGTCATAATAACTGAATTGGATCATTTTAAGTAATTTCAATTCAATATAGATTgatttgattataataaagttttaccataaataaatatgtataaaaattgtttttttgggATAAGTACAATAaagaaaattgtaatttttggaaATGCGGAcattaataatgaattaatatggttgattttgtttattttggGAAAGATTATGGAATTAATGAGTCATTAATGCTTAATAATCAAGGTTATTTTGTTTCATTGTATTGAATTACACTAATCATTGATAATCAAGGTTATTGAATACATTATTCGTTGCTTACTTTATTATTgcgataattttcaaaataaacttTTGATATCCTATGGATGGGAGCATTGCAGGTTTTTGTTATTGCTAgattacatatcaaaattttttAGGTTTTAGGGTCTTAGTAAGGgatagtaatcctaagatgatgatgaagtaaAATACAAGAGTTAAGTtgctactagccaaagggtttccctttggctagttatagtattttatatggggatctagtttttcaattttgagttttgagtgttttgatcggattgattattttctaataaaattttttggttttttgatGTGTTTTCAGTTTTTTCAGATTCGTTAGCTTTGGTGACGGCTATCAACAATGGGGAGATGTATTTCAACAAGTTAGGAGtgttgtttgaagatgttatagctttattgtctaaatttccgggggcagttttgtcccatgtagCTCGCTCTGAGATTTTAGCGGCCCATggcttggcaaagcatgctctgcggttagacgatgagctatcctggttcgaggagatTCCAGCGCTGGTGGCGGACGTaggcgtcgtaaattcatgagtgattctaatcactttgtcaaaaaaaaaaaaaaagtatacagGGTGGATTCTACACACATGGGACCTTTTTCTAGCAAATCAGGTTTTGCCATATCAGCTTATCTTAGTGCATGAGAAACACCAGattatttctttattattattttgcctTTGAGAATCAACATTTTGCGAATTTTTACCACTATTACCTTTGAGATTTACTTTTCTCTAATTCATCAACAACAGCAGAGACTGCGACGATCGTTTAGGTATTGAAGCACTAGATTCTTCACTAGAAACTCCCATTATcagtaataatattatttattactattttttattgATGATGATTAAAATCCCCATCTTTtgatctttaattttttatatactatTAACAATAGGCAAAGAACTTTTATGAGTAtgtttattagaatttttttcttttttttctcattAATATATTAGTAATTTAGTCGTAGTTAAGTGCATTGTTTTGCACAAAGACAATGTCGAAGTAGTCAGCGATGACAACATCGATTTCAAAACTTTAGGCTGAggaaagttttttatttttaagatgataaaaattgaaaagataGAACTCAATTAAGTTACTTTGATTAACTTGTTGAGTTAGAATTTATAATTGTATGGTACAATGCATGAGgttcctgttgggttttgtgctctaaataaaaccctttacaatctgattagttgtcaatataagaaatttgaagttaattatgtttgcatgaattttacatgcttatggtttaatatgtttattatgtttatacacaaaatcagttaattccagatcatatgtttattcacaattacagtattgtcaacatagtggaatgtgattgtgattatatgatttaaaagactaagtccctatttcatcagtgttttggatttacactgatgtgataatcagcgatgatgtgtacttacacttggagtaagtgttatgttctttccaggacattggtaaagtatactagtttcgaatgtatggagtatacattggactggaccgatattgaacttagttaagatgttataaacttactgttgtatctttccaagtcaatatcagtagttgatcttaagattaaaagaatctaaatcctgatatgcttaggctcaactcaggagtgctattcatgttctttgatttattagtgaagcctacttttgggtcaaggtgatacgtatattttgggaacatgatagtatgattgagtgggagtgctgaacataaatatggaatctatagcttctactggtgtatagaagtcaagtgatgattcccttcgagcttagctaaatagaagtaaatggatgagctcttgtttaagtgactaattcttagatcactaaacatcatttacaggtaactaagtgttttaaggggaaaaatacgttgagggatgaaaatggtaaaattatcccatctcgatgtaaattatctatatagaggatatttgatcacaataagattataacaatggttaaatgagatagcatatctatatcgtggaacatataatatgctctatataagtctgagagtgcaattctaagttctaagagtggattcaacgaggaattaataagtagggatttacttagtaaattcggtttacttattggaagctcagcatatagatccatggtccccattctagttgagactatactgcttgtaagactcaataattgatttgtgattaatcaattataattctaaagttagactatgtctaatttgtgaattttcactaaggaggGGTGaaatgtaaagaaaagagattctaggtttatttattaattaagagactctatatgtctaattaataattaaattaaatgacaatattatttaataatctattttagttattaaataattagttttggcatttaaaatgttagaattagaaaattggcgtttttgtgaaaatagaaataaaaattgtgaaaactgcaaaatccaagtaaggcccattaacacctatggccggccacttagtgagctttttccaattaatattttcattattttaatgccaaataattactaacctaaacctagtagttgccta
This region of Cannabis sativa cultivar Pink pepper isolate KNU-18-1 chromosome 7, ASM2916894v1, whole genome shotgun sequence genomic DNA includes:
- the LOC115697869 gene encoding RING-H2 finger protein ATL33, which encodes MDYYAYAPSTSFPGTNTIIIGPPPPFPAPPRSVDLSALEFILGILAVISIPALIYTFFFAIKCPQDPFRPRRQISSGRTSSAAASDTTEAEKPSDSDVVKYKKVRDGKQMGEECPVCLMGFGEGEDVKALSECKHAFHSDCINPWLESNSNCPVCRAVITVVKSSSDGNNSSSNSNSNSNSRVVRSSGRDDDRHQGLPDASNLV